One window of the Granulicella arctica genome contains the following:
- a CDS encoding ArnT family glycosyltransferase: MTQPPSSQSATRNRLLLLLLWFVFYGSFTLFVPALLDDADSVHAEVAREMLLRHDWVTLYANGIRYLEKAPILYWSMAISFKLFGVTTAAARLPLALTVLGLVIVAEGFAREAFRSVRAGLYAGLILLSSFGIFIFSRILIPDVDVCLWLTLAIFYFWRTEQQETPGRAACYGFAVCCAINILTKGLIGIVFPVGIVLVYLLLTRDVPRGTLRRIRQLHPWSSLCVFLAIAAPWHILIALANPTQGHPGELAFVHGHWTVPLPTDGNVHGWAWFYFVNEQVLRYLNLRVPRDYDTVPLLLFWGLLLVWLMPWSAFLFSSLKQLPWRRLLRRTSDPADRTLLLLLLWAAIPMLFFSLSTRQEYYVLPTIPALAILIAVWLAASTKDRSDGAVERASQSANRIAVFLLILGSIASAAALFFAFAGAKPQGDVDLASLLQQNPGDYALSFGHFLDLNKRAMGVFRVPLLLTAVALFGSTLANLLLRRKGQPHAANLALAAGSFGFLLAAHLGLQTFAPVLSSRQLATVIAPQLKPQDLIVIHGEYEAASTLGFYLRRNDLHILEGRSSNLWYGSFFPDAPKIFETPQSLAARWSGPQRIFLWQDLNNDPGPLPKLPGEAYVIVRSGGKEILSNQRSK; encoded by the coding sequence ATGACCCAGCCCCCATCCAGCCAGAGCGCCACCCGCAATCGGCTCCTCCTGCTGCTCCTCTGGTTCGTCTTCTACGGCAGCTTCACCCTCTTCGTCCCCGCCCTGCTCGATGACGCCGACTCGGTCCACGCCGAGGTCGCCCGCGAGATGCTGCTCCGCCACGACTGGGTCACCCTCTACGCGAACGGCATCCGCTATCTTGAAAAAGCGCCGATCCTCTACTGGTCGATGGCGATCAGCTTCAAGCTCTTCGGCGTCACCACCGCCGCCGCCCGCCTGCCCCTCGCGCTCACCGTCCTTGGCCTCGTCATCGTGGCAGAAGGCTTCGCGCGCGAGGCCTTCCGAAGCGTTCGCGCCGGGCTCTACGCCGGACTCATCCTGCTCTCGAGCTTCGGCATCTTCATCTTCTCCCGCATCCTCATCCCCGATGTGGATGTCTGCCTCTGGCTGACCCTCGCCATCTTCTACTTCTGGCGCACGGAGCAGCAGGAGACACCCGGCCGCGCCGCCTGCTATGGTTTCGCCGTCTGCTGCGCGATCAACATCCTCACCAAGGGATTGATCGGTATCGTCTTCCCCGTCGGCATCGTGCTCGTCTACCTGCTGTTAACCAGAGATGTTCCACGTGGAACGCTGCGGCGTATTCGTCAACTCCATCCCTGGTCCAGTCTCTGCGTCTTTCTTGCGATTGCGGCACCGTGGCATATCCTCATCGCGCTTGCGAATCCCACGCAAGGTCACCCCGGCGAGTTAGCGTTTGTACACGGCCACTGGACGGTACCGCTGCCGACCGATGGCAACGTCCACGGCTGGGCGTGGTTCTACTTCGTCAACGAACAGGTGCTGCGTTACCTCAACCTGAGAGTTCCACGTGACTACGACACAGTCCCCCTGCTGTTGTTCTGGGGATTATTACTGGTCTGGTTAATGCCGTGGAGCGCCTTCCTCTTCAGCAGCCTCAAGCAGCTTCCCTGGCGAAGGCTACTCCGCAGAACGTCTGACCCTGCCGACCGTACTCTGCTGCTACTTTTACTCTGGGCTGCGATCCCGATGCTGTTTTTCAGCCTCTCTACTCGACAGGAATACTACGTCCTTCCCACGATCCCGGCACTCGCTATCCTCATCGCAGTCTGGCTGGCTGCTTCGACAAAAGATCGAAGCGACGGAGCAGTTGAGAGAGCATCACAGTCAGCCAACCGGATCGCCGTCTTCCTCCTGATCCTTGGCTCAATCGCCTCCGCAGCCGCACTCTTCTTTGCCTTCGCCGGTGCCAAGCCGCAGGGTGATGTTGATCTAGCCAGCCTGCTTCAGCAGAATCCCGGCGACTACGCCCTCTCCTTTGGCCACTTTCTCGACCTGAACAAGCGGGCCATGGGCGTCTTCCGCGTTCCGCTGCTGCTTACGGCGGTCGCTCTCTTCGGAAGCACGCTGGCCAACCTGCTCCTCCGGCGAAAGGGTCAGCCTCACGCGGCGAACCTCGCACTGGCCGCAGGCAGCTTCGGCTTTCTGCTCGCCGCGCACCTTGGACTTCAGACCTTCGCACCCGTCCTCAGTTCGCGCCAGCTTGCCACGGTTATCGCGCCCCAACTGAAGCCACAGGATCTGATCGTCATCCACGGTGAGTACGAAGCCGCAAGCACGCTCGGCTTCTACCTGCGACGCAACGATCTGCACATTCTCGAAGGCCGCAGCTCCAACCTCTGGTACGGCAGCTTCTTTCCCGATGCCCCAAAGATCTTCGAGACGCCGCAAAGCCTTGCTGCACGCTGGTCCGGGCCGCAGCGCATCTTCCTCTGGCAGGACCTGAACAACGATCCCGGCCCCTTGCCGAAGCTCCCCGGCGAGGCCTACGTCATCGTTCGATCGGGCGGCAAAGAGATCCTGAGCAATCAAAGATCGAAGTAG
- a CDS encoding AraC family transcriptional regulator, protein MDPLSDVLSLLKPRSYMSGGFDMGGEWSIQFPRHDGIKCYSLVSGRGWLTVEGVPDPVRLEPGDCFLLPRGLPFCLTNNLALLPVDVFELFKLPLNGAIRVLNGGGDCFGVGGHFALTGKHADILLAMLPPIVHIRKESDKEAMRWSLERMMLELRERQPGGVLVAQQLAYMMLVQALRLHLAEGLGGGVGWLFALADPNMSVAITAMHENPAHRWSLQELAERAGMSRSIFALKFKQTVGSSPMEYLTRWRMLLAGDKLVNSSDPISAIALSLGYESESAFSTAFKRVMGCSPRQYSRGLAPVSPAHNDVEETLVDHLELVAT, encoded by the coding sequence ATGGATCCACTCTCTGATGTGTTGTCGCTGCTGAAGCCGCGCAGCTACATGTCCGGCGGCTTCGATATGGGCGGGGAATGGTCCATTCAGTTTCCCCGGCACGACGGGATCAAGTGCTACTCCCTCGTCTCAGGCCGAGGCTGGCTGACGGTTGAGGGCGTTCCCGACCCGGTACGACTTGAACCGGGGGACTGCTTCCTGTTGCCGCGTGGACTTCCATTCTGCCTCACCAATAATCTGGCCCTTCTCCCCGTGGACGTCTTCGAACTCTTCAAGCTGCCGCTCAATGGGGCGATCCGCGTGCTTAATGGTGGCGGTGATTGCTTCGGTGTCGGTGGCCACTTCGCCCTCACCGGCAAACACGCCGATATCCTGCTGGCGATGCTCCCACCCATCGTGCACATCCGCAAGGAGTCGGATAAGGAGGCCATGCGCTGGTCACTCGAGCGGATGATGCTGGAGCTGCGGGAGCGCCAACCGGGAGGCGTTCTCGTTGCCCAGCAGCTCGCGTACATGATGCTGGTGCAGGCTCTGCGATTACATCTGGCGGAAGGCCTTGGCGGCGGTGTCGGTTGGCTCTTCGCCCTCGCCGACCCAAACATGAGCGTGGCCATCACCGCGATGCACGAAAATCCAGCCCATCGCTGGAGCCTGCAGGAGTTGGCCGAGCGAGCTGGTATGTCGCGATCGATCTTCGCGCTGAAGTTCAAGCAGACGGTTGGATCGTCGCCCATGGAGTACCTGACGCGCTGGCGCATGCTGCTCGCCGGGGACAAGCTGGTGAACTCAAGCGACCCGATCTCCGCCATCGCCCTGTCGCTTGGCTATGAGTCCGAGAGCGCGTTCAGCACGGCATTTAAGCGAGTCATGGGATGTTCGCCTCGACAATACAGCCGCGGCCTCGCTCCGGTTTCACCTGCTCATAACGATGTCGAAGAGACTCTGGTCGATCACCTCGAACTTGTCGCCACTTGA
- a CDS encoding alpha/beta hydrolase, giving the protein MRALNFLIIAGLFATGSVAPLAQQTVVPLYAGVAPGSEGKTAAEAVRITPQGEHVYSSVHHPSITVYLPAPGTATGVGVLVIPGGGHSEIWADHEGFNVAAWLSQHGIAAFVVKYRLAREAGSTYTVEGTELDDVQRAMRVIRSRAVEWSVDPARLGVMGFSAGGELAALVSTRSDAGSPSSQDLVARQSSRPAFQALIYPAIPKNMALSKDTPSAFLACGANDEARISEALPELYLSMKHAGVPAELHVFAGIGHGFGVRKTNPSNVIDWPDLFYRWLGSSGFLRK; this is encoded by the coding sequence ATGCGCGCTCTCAACTTCCTCATCATCGCCGGGCTGTTTGCGACAGGCAGCGTGGCACCCTTGGCGCAACAGACGGTGGTGCCGCTCTACGCCGGAGTAGCGCCGGGTTCAGAGGGTAAGACCGCAGCCGAGGCAGTCAGGATCACGCCCCAAGGCGAGCATGTGTACTCCTCCGTGCATCACCCCTCGATCACAGTGTATCTACCGGCTCCGGGCACAGCGACGGGCGTTGGAGTGCTGGTGATTCCGGGTGGCGGGCACAGTGAGATCTGGGCGGACCATGAAGGGTTCAACGTAGCGGCGTGGCTCAGCCAGCACGGCATCGCGGCGTTCGTGGTCAAGTATCGGCTCGCTCGCGAGGCTGGCTCCACATACACCGTGGAGGGGACGGAGCTGGACGATGTGCAGCGAGCCATGCGCGTCATTCGCAGCCGTGCTGTGGAGTGGAGCGTCGATCCGGCGCGGCTGGGTGTGATGGGGTTCTCGGCGGGTGGAGAGCTGGCCGCACTGGTCAGCACGCGGTCCGATGCAGGTTCGCCATCCAGTCAGGATCTGGTGGCGCGGCAGAGCAGCAGACCGGCGTTTCAGGCGCTGATCTATCCCGCAATCCCGAAAAACATGGCGCTCTCAAAGGACACACCGTCCGCCTTTCTTGCCTGCGGTGCCAACGATGAGGCCCGCATCTCGGAGGCACTGCCGGAGCTTTACCTGAGCATGAAGCATGCCGGAGTTCCAGCGGAGCTACACGTCTTCGCAGGGATCGGCCATGGCTTCGGCGTTCGCAAGACGAACCCGAGCAACGTGATCGACTGGCCGGACCTCTTCTACCGCTGGCTCGGTAGCTCCGGCTTCCTCAGAAAGTAA
- a CDS encoding winged helix-turn-helix transcriptional regulator, translating to MNKRIDWVEANAACEALDENEDSLTRDIVTRLAEKWTLWTLAELAAEEAPLRFSRLLERVEGVSQKSLTKVLRQLERDGLVTRVVFAEVPPRVEYAITEIALEMLELVHPLWKWAATNVGKFKAAQAGYDSRQTAKTT from the coding sequence ATGAACAAGCGAATCGATTGGGTAGAGGCCAATGCGGCCTGTGAAGCACTGGACGAAAACGAAGACTCCCTTACCCGCGATATCGTGACCCGGCTTGCCGAGAAGTGGACGCTCTGGACTTTGGCTGAACTGGCAGCAGAAGAGGCTCCGCTTCGTTTTTCGCGCCTGCTGGAGCGGGTGGAAGGTGTAAGTCAGAAGTCGCTGACCAAGGTGCTGCGACAGCTGGAGCGTGACGGACTTGTGACGCGCGTCGTGTTTGCGGAGGTTCCCCCAAGGGTGGAGTACGCGATTACTGAGATCGCGCTCGAGATGCTCGAACTTGTGCATCCACTCTGGAAGTGGGCGGCGACGAATGTTGGAAAATTCAAGGCGGCCCAGGCAGGCTATGACTCGCGACAGACGGCAAAGACCACTTAG
- a CDS encoding oxidoreductase: MATKTNSPFTANDIPSQQGRRVLITGANSGIGYETALELARRGAEIILPARSLDKANEAIKRIRREVPSASLTPGILDLASLASVRAFAASIAERLPGRSLDLLINNAGVMSVPQRELTVDGYERQFATNYLGPFLLTSLLYPQMKQERGTRIVTVASGVSNQGKIEFDNLQSERVYKPMFGAYSQSKLADLIFQLELQRRLTAAGSPILSTGAHPGYAITNLQTSGPAGASPLSFRIMEMILKPLASQDAHHGALPTLFAATSSAATSGGYYGPSGFQELKGHPVPAKIAPAAKDLNLANRLWTETERLTGATFTF, encoded by the coding sequence ATGGCAACGAAAACGAACTCTCCTTTCACCGCAAACGACATTCCCTCCCAGCAGGGCCGGCGTGTTCTCATCACCGGCGCGAACTCCGGCATCGGCTACGAGACGGCTCTCGAACTGGCACGCCGTGGCGCGGAGATCATCCTCCCGGCCCGCTCGCTCGACAAAGCTAACGAAGCAATCAAGCGGATCCGCCGCGAGGTTCCCAGCGCATCGCTCACACCCGGCATCCTCGACCTGGCATCTCTCGCCAGTGTCCGCGCCTTCGCCGCTTCGATCGCTGAGAGATTGCCCGGCCGGTCGCTTGACCTGCTCATCAACAATGCCGGCGTAATGTCCGTCCCGCAACGCGAACTGACCGTCGATGGCTACGAGCGCCAGTTTGCCACGAACTATCTTGGGCCTTTCCTGCTGACCTCGCTCCTCTATCCGCAGATGAAGCAGGAGCGCGGCACGCGCATCGTTACGGTGGCGAGCGGAGTTTCCAACCAAGGCAAGATCGAGTTCGACAACCTGCAGTCAGAGCGCGTCTACAAGCCCATGTTCGGAGCGTACTCGCAGTCCAAGCTCGCCGATCTTATCTTTCAGCTTGAGCTCCAGCGCCGCCTTACCGCTGCAGGTTCGCCGATCCTCAGCACAGGTGCCCATCCCGGTTATGCGATCACCAATCTCCAGACCAGCGGCCCTGCCGGCGCCAGCCCACTCAGTTTTCGCATTATGGAGATGATCCTGAAGCCGCTCGCCTCGCAGGATGCCCATCACGGGGCGCTGCCCACGCTGTTCGCCGCGACCTCTTCCGCGGCAACCTCCGGCGGCTACTACGGGCCAAGTGGGTTTCAGGAACTGAAGGGTCATCCGGTCCCGGCAAAGATCGCTCCTGCGGCCAAAGACCTGAACCTGGCGAATCGTCTGTGGACCGAGACCGAACGCCTGACTGGGGCGACCTTTACCTTCTGA
- a CDS encoding SDR family oxidoreductase encodes MRVFLTGATGFIGTALVPELINAGHQVLGLSRSDAGARALLAAGAEVHRGDIEDLESLRSGAAEADGVIHTAFNHDFSKFVENCEADRKAIEAMGDVLVGSDRPLIITSGTGMGNAAPGQPATEDHFDPNNPNPRRASELAGASVAERGVNLSVVRLPQVHDQFKQGLITYLVAVAREKGVSAYVGEGLNRWPAVPLLDAARLYRLALEKASAGARYHAVAEEGVTARAMAESIGRGLKIPVVSKSAEEAGAHFGWLGMFVGYDMPASSALTQERLGWHPTGPGLISDMDAMQY; translated from the coding sequence ATGCGTGTCTTTCTTACAGGTGCAACAGGATTCATCGGTACGGCTCTCGTGCCGGAGCTGATCAACGCGGGCCACCAGGTGCTTGGTCTTTCCCGCTCGGATGCGGGTGCCAGGGCTCTTCTCGCCGCCGGTGCCGAGGTGCATCGCGGCGATATCGAAGATCTCGAAAGTCTGCGTAGCGGAGCAGCCGAGGCAGATGGCGTCATCCACACTGCCTTCAATCACGACTTTTCGAAGTTCGTCGAGAACTGCGAGGCAGATAGGAAGGCGATCGAGGCGATGGGCGACGTGCTCGTTGGATCTGACCGTCCGCTGATCATCACCTCCGGCACCGGGATGGGGAACGCGGCACCCGGTCAGCCCGCGACCGAAGATCATTTCGATCCCAACAACCCAAATCCCCGCAGAGCTTCAGAGCTGGCAGGCGCTTCCGTGGCAGAGCGCGGAGTCAATCTATCCGTGGTGCGGCTTCCGCAGGTTCACGATCAGTTCAAGCAGGGGCTGATTACCTACCTGGTCGCCGTTGCGCGTGAGAAGGGTGTTTCGGCGTATGTCGGCGAGGGGCTCAATCGCTGGCCGGCGGTGCCCCTGCTCGATGCTGCCCGGCTCTACCGGCTGGCGCTCGAAAAGGCCTCTGCGGGTGCTCGCTATCACGCGGTCGCCGAAGAGGGCGTGACAGCGCGGGCGATGGCGGAATCGATCGGTCGAGGATTGAAGATCCCCGTGGTTTCAAAGAGCGCTGAGGAAGCCGGTGCGCACTTCGGCTGGCTTGGCATGTTCGTCGGGTACGACATGCCAGCCTCAAGCGCGCTCACACAGGAGCGGCTCGGATGGCACCCGACTGGCCCGGGGCTGATCTCCGATATGGACGCAATGCAGTATTGA
- the hpnI gene encoding bacteriohopanetetrol glucosamine biosynthesis glycosyltransferase HpnI — translation MATAIEVITTLITLCGLAYLVLALWSARDFGRRWRKTFAANPAVFAPDVSVLKPVKGVDPRMYAGFVTHCMQEYAGNFELVFGVSSMDDPAVAEIERLRTEFPACAIRLVECQERLGTSGKVSNLIQMLREARYSHVLVNDSDICVSPLYLSRVMASFVDPLVGMVTAPYLGRSVSNGTGPTVWSKLEALGISTDFMPGVLTARKLEGGLHFGLGSTLAMRRSALEKAGGLEPLADFLADDYELGKRIAASGFRVELCAEVVETTVPAYDFRGFWDHQLRWARSTRDSRKLGYIGLGITYALPWALMTCIASGFELWSFTLLSLVLLARVAVALTVGVGILRDPQVLRDLWLLPVRDAWGLIFWVWSFAGDTVVWRGERFRLQEGHIARVQSA, via the coding sequence ATGGCGACCGCAATCGAGGTGATCACAACCCTGATAACGCTGTGCGGACTCGCCTACCTGGTGCTCGCACTCTGGTCGGCACGAGACTTCGGCAGGCGCTGGCGTAAGACCTTCGCAGCAAACCCTGCGGTCTTTGCCCCGGATGTATCCGTCCTTAAGCCCGTCAAGGGCGTCGATCCACGTATGTACGCAGGTTTCGTCACCCACTGCATGCAGGAGTACGCCGGCAACTTCGAGCTTGTCTTCGGCGTCAGCAGCATGGACGACCCGGCTGTTGCCGAGATCGAACGTCTTCGCACCGAGTTCCCCGCATGCGCCATCCGGCTCGTCGAGTGCCAGGAGCGCCTGGGGACGAGCGGCAAGGTCAGCAACCTGATCCAGATGCTGCGCGAGGCACGCTACAGCCACGTACTCGTTAACGACAGCGACATCTGCGTCTCTCCGCTCTATCTCTCCCGGGTCATGGCATCGTTCGTCGACCCGCTTGTCGGCATGGTCACCGCACCATACCTCGGGCGGTCCGTGTCGAACGGCACCGGGCCGACGGTCTGGTCGAAGCTGGAAGCTCTCGGCATCTCGACGGACTTTATGCCCGGTGTGCTGACGGCGCGGAAGCTTGAGGGCGGCCTGCACTTCGGCCTCGGCTCAACCCTTGCCATGCGGCGCTCCGCTCTTGAGAAGGCTGGCGGTCTCGAGCCGCTGGCCGACTTCCTGGCGGACGACTACGAGCTCGGCAAACGCATCGCCGCCTCCGGCTTTCGCGTTGAACTTTGTGCGGAGGTTGTCGAGACGACCGTGCCCGCATACGACTTCCGCGGCTTCTGGGACCATCAACTGCGCTGGGCGCGGTCGACCCGCGACTCCCGCAAGCTCGGCTACATCGGCCTCGGCATCACCTACGCTCTTCCCTGGGCCTTGATGACCTGCATCGCCAGCGGCTTTGAGCTGTGGAGCTTTACCCTGCTCAGCCTCGTTTTGCTGGCGCGCGTGGCCGTTGCGCTCACGGTCGGTGTGGGTATTCTGCGCGATCCGCAGGTCCTCCGCGACCTCTGGCTGCTGCCCGTCCGCGATGCCTGGGGGCTGATCTTCTGGGTCTGGAGCTTCGCCGGCGACACGGTCGTCTGGCGCGGCGAGCGCTTCCGCCTGCAGGAGGGCCACATCGCCCGCGTCCAGAGCGCCTGA